The Plasmodium knowlesi strain H genome assembly, chromosome: 14 genome has a segment encoding these proteins:
- a CDS encoding LisH domain-containing protein, putative, with protein sequence MKILLSSDEVNLLVYRYLVENGFIHAAYAFFNEANISKNSYYISHDEKLPCHALVTFMQKALVFIFIEYHTEHNNGRISCKEPFSLFKRHECFAEENDLSEEQENKIGIRENEKNNSNNLNTCSASSKAFGNNNVNRTNLSNSVSFSDLKNDSSLNNVDGHGPSGANAKKNPVSKKNGGKIDNEEADGKTNQDNKKNMNQVSNGNGKDTNNNCSSNNTNDSNAPKAKTNSKPSIYSSSFSNFASLNYNDSNISFKDIKRNYANIFAQGKKSKKSSSNKKNNSTNTGGSNNVSNRSNNKNSETDSGHNNSGGGNSKKNDSSVSSNRSEGKAPNVKNESDDVGPSGNQRKKSKVMKIVSKSNKENEDENGKCNNMSDSILSDDKGKEHNHVSDTKEDNVEGTKHNGAKKYNNLNNNIKKNNVNTSSSGKGASLSNNNNANGKKKELSGGNAGQNNNSSNKKKKKVKKKKKESTSSNSTNNSKKTIKSSLQKEKNEKGNKSVTSKQKKNDRQDSDDEEEDEDCDDEVSDENSEEDSEFSNDNEGYNNENDCNAPMEDSANNSAQGRDNPSSSSINNNATVDDKSNDDTYANFKKNSGTNIISNNHSHNSTIDGVKNENSNPHIIMTHYDGFPNNAYDGNLQEDALAKEKSLNGNNSKYATMLKGEFGEQPPAEVEGIEENNNSSKSEFNFSFTNFLNKKISSIFNNTSGNDDLIEKKHNNDCNDSTVKDASNNEQVLPQDAQDPPTSEAYESVSSSKHSYNKFSQKGKLIKDEYMEAKYEKEHLAKEQRNEAKDVAGEVGAPAKKQKRPYDYNSDMKVQEGGDTQQMEEDENDKICVEEKKRKKSSIYEENYKNEMNKEFFKKLTQTSANKGDSKCEEGSGSLDMKEESEDDELGRGVEKQGMDNELERPQNGDLHHCGNDGNEELAKAKICEQNKISINNSDKNYYNRSPSTAHGDDHESYDKMDENYHGEGNFLKTN encoded by the coding sequence atgaaaatactCCTCTCATCAGATGAAGTTAATTTGCTTGTTTATCGCTATTTAGTAGAGAATGGATTTATCCATGCTGCCTACGCTTTTTTTAATGAAGCAAATATATCGAAAAACTCGTACTATATAAGTCATGATGAAAAGCTTCCATGCCATGCTCTGGTAACCTTTATGCAGAAGGCATTggtatttatatttatagaGTATCATACCGAACATAACAATGGTAGAATTTCCTGTAAGGaacccttttccctttttaaaagacATGAATGTTTTGCTGAGGAGAATGATTTATCAGAGGaacaggaaaataaaataggaaTTCGGGagaatgagaaaaacaaCAGCAATAATTTAAACACATGCTCCGCCAGTAGCAAAGCGTTTGGAAATAATAATGTCAATAGGACTAATCTGTCCAACTCTGTCAGCTTTAGTGATTTGAAAAATGATTCCAGCCTTAACAATGTTGATGGCCATGGCCCCAGCGGTGCTAATGCTAAGAAAAACCCCGTTAGcaagaaaaatggagggaAAATTGACAACGAGGAGGCCGACGGGAAAACCAATCaagataacaaaaaaaatatgaaccagGTTAGTAACGGGAATGGTAAAGACACCAATAATAATTGCAGTAGTAATAATACAAATGATAGTAATGCCCCCAAGGCGAAAACGAATTCGAAGCCTAGCATTTACAGCAGCAGCTTTTCAAACTTTGCCTCGTTAAACTATAACGACAGCAATATATCTTTTAAGGATATCAAGAGGAATTACGCGAACATTTTCgcgcaaggaaaaaagtcCAAAAAAAGCTCTTCaaataagaagaataatAGTACTAACACCGGCGGCAGTAATAATGTGAGCAACAGAAGCAACAACAAGAATAGTGAGACCGACAGTGGCCATAACAACAGTGGCGGAGGAAacagtaaaaaaaacgacTCGAGCGTTAGTAGCAATAGGAGCGAGGGAAAGGCACCCAACGTGAAAAACGAATCGGATGATGTGGGCCCTAGTGGGAATCAGCGAAAGAAATCTAAAGTTATGAAAATTGTGAGTAAATCCAATAAGGAGAATGAAGATGAGAATGGCAAATGTAACAACATGAGTGATAGCATCCTTTCTgatgataaaggaaaagagcaTAATCACGTATCGGATACAAAGGAGGATAATGTGGAAGGCACTAAGCACAatggtgcaaaaaaatacaataacTTAAATAAcaatattaaaaagaataatgtAAACACATCATCCAGTGGCAAAGGAGCTAGTTTAAGCAATAACAACAACGccaatgggaagaaaaaggagttaAGTGGTGGGAACGCAGGTCAAAATAACAATTCAtcaaataagaaaaagaaaaaagtgaaaaaaaagaaaaaagaaagtacaTCCAGTAATTCAACAAATAATAGCAAGAAAACGATAAAAAGTTCGttacaaaaggagaaaaatgaaaagggtaATAAGAGCGTCACAtcgaagcagaaaaaaaatgacagacAGGACagtgatgatgaggaggaggatgaagactGCGATGATGAAGTGTCTGATGAAAACTCAGAAGAGGATTCCGAATTTTCTAATGACAATGAAGGTTATAATAATGAAAACGATTGCAATGCCCCTATGGAGGACAGTGCCAATAATTCTGCACAAGGAAGGGATAATCCCTCAAGCAGTTCTATTAACAATAATGCGACAGTGGATGATAAATCGAATGATGATACGTATGCTAATTTTAAGAAGAATAGCGGTACGAATATCATTTCGAATAATCATTCACACAATTCTACCATCGACGgggttaaaaatgaaaatagtaACCCCCATATAATAATGACGCATTACGATGGCTTCCCTAATAATGCGTATGATGGAAATTTACAGGAAGATGCAttagcaaaagaaaaatcgtTAAATGGTAACAATTCAAAGTACGCAACTATGCTAAAGGGAGAGTTTGGTGAACAACCCCCCGCAGaggtggaaggaatagaagagaATAATAACTCAAGTAAAAGTGAATTTAATTTTAGTTTTACAAATTTTCTGAATAAGAAAATAAGTTCTATTTTTAATAACACTTCTGGTAATGATGACTTAATTGAGAAAAAGCATAATAATGATTGCAATGACAGTACTGTGAAGGATGCCTCGAATAACGAACAGGTGCTACCGCAAGATGCGCAAGATCCCCCAACGAGTGAAGCCTACGAAAGCGTCAGCAGTAGTAAACATTCGTACAACAAATTTAGCCAAAAGGGCAAGCTGATAAAGGATGAATATATGGAGGCTAAATACGAAAAGGAGCATCTCGCAAAGGAACAAAGGAACGAGGCGAAAGATGTAGCAGGGGAGGTAGGGGCACCTgcgaagaaacagaaaagacCATACGATTACAATAGTGATATGAAAGTGCAAGAGGGAGGAGATACacaacaaatggaagaagacgaaaatgataaaatatgtgtagaggagaaaaagaggaagaagtcttccatttatgaagaaaattataaaaacgaaatgaacaaggagttttttaaaaaactaaCGCAGACATCGGCAAATAAGGGGGATAGCAAATGTGAAGAGGGTAGTGGTTCATTGGAtatgaaggaggaaagtgAAGATGATGAACTTGGTAGGGGAGTAGAAAAACAGGGAATGGACAATGAATTGGAACGACCCCAAAATGGTGATTTGCACCATTGCGGGAATGATGGAAATGAGGAATTGGCTAAGGCAAAAATatgtgaacaaaataaaatatctaTTAATAATTctgataaaaattattataacaGAAGCCCTAGTACTGCCCACGGGGATGATCACGAATCGTATGATAAGATGGATGAAAATTACCATGGGGaagggaattttttaaaaacaaactga